The sequence below is a genomic window from Microbacterium sp. cx-55.
ACTGGTCCTCGAACATCGCGCTGAAGCTCGCGAAGTCCCTCGGCGCGAACCCGCGTGAGTTCGCGGCCGAGATCGCCGTACCCCTCGCGGACGTCGCCGGCATCGCGGCGGTCGACGTCGCCGGTCCCGGATTCATCAACATCCGTCTGGATGCGGCGGCCGCCGGTGCGCTCGCGAAGGTCATCGTCGAGGCGGGCGCTGCGTTCGGCACGAACTCATCGCAGCGGGGCAACACCATCAACCTCGAGTTCGTGAGCGCGAACCCCACGGGACCGCTGCACATCGGCCACACGCGCTGGGCGGCGCTCGGCGATGCGATCGCCCGGCTGCTGCTCGCGAGCGGCGCGACCCTCGTGCGGGAGTTCTACATCAACGACGCGGGCGCGCAGATGGAGCGCTTCGGGCGCTCCGTGCTCGCCGCCGCGCTCGGGCAGCCCATCCCCGAGGACGGCTACGCGGGCGAGTACATCCAGACGCTGGGCGCACGGGTGCGCGATCTGCCCGTCGAGGGAACCACGGGCGGACTCGTCGAGCTCGACCCGGCCGCGCAGCTCGCCTTCGTCACCGAGCGCGCGTACGAGCTGCAGCTCGGTGAGATCCAGGCCTCGCTCGAGCGGTTCAACGTGCACTTCGACGTCTGGTTCTCCGAGCGCGTGCTGCACGCGGCGGGAGCGGCCGGAGAACCGAGCCTCGTCGACGAGGCGGTCGAGCGACTCCGCGTCCAGGGCCACGTGTTCGACGACGAGGGTGCCGTGTGGGTGCGCACGACCGACTTCGGCGACGACAAGGACCGTGTCATCCGCCGCTCGAACGGCGAGTACACCTACTTCGCCGCCGATGCGGCGTACTACCTGAACAAGGGAGACCGCGGCTTCGCGCACAAGATCTACCTGCTCGGAGCCGACCACCACGGCTACGTGCACCGCCTCAAGGCGCTCGCGGGCGCGGCGGGAGAAGACCCCGAGAAAGACATCGAGGTGCTGATCGGCCAGCTTGTCTCGATCAACGGCGCGAAGCTGTCCAAGCGCGCGGGCAACATCATCGAGCTCGATGACCTGCAGTCCTGGCTCGGCACCGACGCCCTCCGCTACTCGCTGGGCCGCTATCCGGCCGATTCGCCGCTCACGCTCGATCCCGAGATCCTGCAGAAGCGCACGAACGACAATCCGGTCTTCTACGTGCAGTACGCCCACGCCCGTACGCACAACGTCGCCCGGAACGCCGCCGCGTCCGGGATCGATCGGAGCGCCTTCGCTCCCGAGGCGCTCACGCACGAGACCGAATCCGCGCTGCTCGGCGCGCTGCAGGAGTTCCCGCGTCTGGTGGCGTTCGCCGCCGACGTGCGCGAGCCGCACCGCATCGCCCGCTACCTCGAGGAGCTCGCCGGCCTGTACCACCGCTGGTACGACAGCTGCCGGGTGATCCCCCTCGGCGACGAGCAGCCGACCGATCTGCACCGCACGCGGCTCTGGCTCAACGACGCCACCGGTCAGGTGCTGCGCAACGGTCTCGATCTGCTCGGCGTGAGCGCGCCCGAACGGATGTGAGCGGGCGATGAGCGCCGACACGCAGCCCACCGAACCGTTCCCTTCGGAGTGGCGCGAGCAGCCGGTCGCTCGTCGTCGTCATCGCCGGTGGCCGTGGCTCGTCGCGATCCTCGTCGTGCTCGCCCTGGTCGTCGCCGCGTTCTTCGCGGGGGAGTGGATCGCCCGCGACCTCATCACGAAGGGCGTACAGCAGCAGGTGGTCTCGCGCCTCGCTCTGCCGGCGGATCAGGAGGTGGATGTCGACATCCCCGGTTCCGTGCTCTTCCAGCTCGCCGCGGGCACGATCGACGAGGTGCGGCTGTCTTCCGACGACGTCACGGTCGGCGACGTGAGCGGTGACATCTCGGTGGATCTTCGCCAGGTGAAGATCTGGGACGGGCCCACGATGGCGGATGGTGCCGCGACCGTCACTCTCGACGAGCAGCAGGTGCGCTCGCTCCTCGCGACGGTCGACGGGCTGCCCGCGGAATCCGTGGGTCTGGCCGCTCCGAACGTCACCGCCTCGACCGAGCTGTCGCTCTTCGGTGCGGCGATCCCGCTGCAGATCGCACTCACTCCCTCCGCGGCCGACGGCGACCTGGTGCTCAGCCCCGCCGCGCTGCAGCTCGCGGGCGCCGACATCACCGCCGACGGTGTGCGCGAACGGTTCGGCGCGCTCGCCGACCCCCTCCTGCAGGGATGGCGGGTGTGCATCGCGCAGTATCTGCCCGCGGGCGTGCCGTTGCAGGCGGTGCGGGTGGAGGGTTCCGTACTCGTGGCGGACTTCGCGGTCGACGGCACGCTGCTGACGGATGCGGGTCAACGCGCCAAGGGCACCTGCGCCTGAGCGACGCTGGTAGCGTCGGCCGGATGAGTTCCGACCTCTACTTCTTCACCGCTGACCCGGCCGACCTCGATCGCGATCTCGTGCACCGCTGGCTGAGCGAGCAGGCCTACTGGGCGCTCGGGCGTCCGCGGGAGATGCAGGACGCGGCGATGGATGCATCGCGCAACTACGGGGTGCGTCGACGCGACACGGGCGCGCAGGTCGCGTTCGCGCGGATCGTCACCGACAACGCGACCTTCGCGTGGCTCTGCGACGTGTTCGTCGACCCGGCGGTACGGGGCAACGGCGTGGGCAAGATGCTGGTTCGCGGCGCGCTGGCCGACATCGAGCCCCTGCACCTTCGCCGCACACTGCTCGCGACCGCCGACGCGCACGGCCTTTACGCCGCCAACGGGTTCACGGCGCTCGCCGCTCCCGATCG
It includes:
- a CDS encoding arginine--tRNA ligase, which gives rise to MDPEQLSAALLAVVAPLAEARRPGAAAELSVSDVVLDRPKNRDHGDWSSNIALKLAKSLGANPREFAAEIAVPLADVAGIAAVDVAGPGFINIRLDAAAAGALAKVIVEAGAAFGTNSSQRGNTINLEFVSANPTGPLHIGHTRWAALGDAIARLLLASGATLVREFYINDAGAQMERFGRSVLAAALGQPIPEDGYAGEYIQTLGARVRDLPVEGTTGGLVELDPAAQLAFVTERAYELQLGEIQASLERFNVHFDVWFSERVLHAAGAAGEPSLVDEAVERLRVQGHVFDDEGAVWVRTTDFGDDKDRVIRRSNGEYTYFAADAAYYLNKGDRGFAHKIYLLGADHHGYVHRLKALAGAAGEDPEKDIEVLIGQLVSINGAKLSKRAGNIIELDDLQSWLGTDALRYSLGRYPADSPLTLDPEILQKRTNDNPVFYVQYAHARTHNVARNAAASGIDRSAFAPEALTHETESALLGALQEFPRLVAFAADVREPHRIARYLEELAGLYHRWYDSCRVIPLGDEQPTDLHRTRLWLNDATGQVLRNGLDLLGVSAPERM
- a CDS encoding LmeA family phospholipid-binding protein; this encodes MSADTQPTEPFPSEWREQPVARRRHRRWPWLVAILVVLALVVAAFFAGEWIARDLITKGVQQQVVSRLALPADQEVDVDIPGSVLFQLAAGTIDEVRLSSDDVTVGDVSGDISVDLRQVKIWDGPTMADGAATVTLDEQQVRSLLATVDGLPAESVGLAAPNVTASTELSLFGAAIPLQIALTPSAADGDLVLSPAALQLAGADITADGVRERFGALADPLLQGWRVCIAQYLPAGVPLQAVRVEGSVLVADFAVDGTLLTDAGQRAKGTCA
- a CDS encoding GNAT family N-acetyltransferase, with amino-acid sequence MSSDLYFFTADPADLDRDLVHRWLSEQAYWALGRPREMQDAAMDASRNYGVRRRDTGAQVAFARIVTDNATFAWLCDVFVDPAVRGNGVGKMLVRGALADIEPLHLRRTLLATADAHGLYAANGFTALAAPDRMMERPIGH